The sequence below is a genomic window from Pelmatolapia mariae isolate MD_Pm_ZW linkage group LG9, Pm_UMD_F_2, whole genome shotgun sequence.
ATATCTTTCTGTTTAACAACTTATCATATCCAAGCACTTCATAGTGTTATCATTGCTGCTGTTCTTGGATCATCCTGACCACTTTCTCCATTAAAGTTGCCACTTGATGTGATGTTGCCCTGCTGTTCTCAAAAAGAACACACCTGTAGTCACACTTCTGAATGATTTCTTTCAGACCGGGTTGGCAGGATTGAAGAAAATCCTCCAGCTTAATATTTGCACAGTGCAGGTCATCTCCTCTGGTGAACAGGatgattgtttgttttctaaCTTTGCTTGCAAAAGCTTTTTCTAGCTTTTCTATTATGTCTCTCTCACCATCTGTAAATCTGCTTGCTTGCATCACAAGTAAATACACACATGGTTCTGACTCACAAAGCTCTTTGCACTTTTTTACATGTGTATCCCAAACTCGTGGGTTGATGTCATCATCAAAGATGTCTGGGTTATCAATGACACGTACATGTATGCCATTTATCTTTGATTCTGTCACTTGGCACTCTGTGGTGACTGGCTTTGAACTTGGTTTACACTTGAAGAATTTCTTTCCGAGGATGGTGTTTCCACTGGCACTCTTTCCCGTACCGGTCATTCCCAGAAGAACAAGGTTCACTTTGGTGTCAAAGTGATTTTCTGTGTCAATGAAGAACAAAAATAAGTGACAgtgaaatagaaataaaaataaatagaaataaataaataaatctttccaGATCTGAAGAATAATCATCTACAACTAAAACACTTACAAGACTTTTAGATGAACAGTTAAATACACATTTAACTATATACATAATTATATCTGCATGCATAATTACACCATCTGTTCCTGCACAAGAGACTCTTTATCTCAATATTTTAACTTCCTGATtagataaaaagtaaaaaaaaaaagaagttaataaTAGAGATAAAGATTTCAAAAAATGTCCCACATTTGAAACTATTTACGGGGATAGTGTAGGGCTCTTTGTTACATCTGCCACTTTTATAAAAAggctaaataaatgtttttgacacacacacccacacacagaacatgacaaTATTGTGAGATACTGCTGATAAAACTGAGTCTTGCCTTCCATCCATTCATGTTTGCTTCTTAAACATGAATTTGCTGTCATAGATTGGGGATCAGCAGCAGACCTGTAATGTAACAGAACTAAATTAACTCACCAGGAAAC
It includes:
- the LOC134635067 gene encoding uncharacterized protein LOC134635067 — translated: MSEENHFDTKVNLVLLGMTGTGKSASGNTILGKKFFKCKPSSKPVTTECQVTESKINGIHVRVIDNPDIFDDDINPRVWDTHVKKCKELCESEPCVYLLVMQASRFTDGERDIIEKLEKAFASKVRKQTIILFTRGDDLHCANIKLEDFLQSCQPGLKEIIQKCDYRCVLFENSRATSHQVATLMEKVVRMIQEQQQ